Part of the Nymphalis io chromosome 8, ilAglIoxx1.1, whole genome shotgun sequence genome, GCGCTGTCGCCTGCGCCTGTCACCATATGATTTTCcccattaattaaattttgttcagCTTAATTTTTGtgcttagtattttaaaaatgataactcAAGTTACCTAATAACCACTTTAAAGGTCAAACAGGGTTTTTTTATACTCACTGCaagtaatacataaaaaacatcTATGTGTATACAGtattaagagccgagatggcccagtggtaagaacatgtgaatcttaaccaatgatcgtgggttcaaacccgggcaagcaccactgaattttcgtgtgcttaatttgtgattataattcatctcgtgctttacggtgaaggaaaacatcgtgaggaaacctgcatgtgtctaatttcactgaaactctgccacatgtgtattccaccaacccgcattggagcagcgtggtggaataagctccaaaccttctcctcaaaaagaggagaggaggcctttagcccagcagtgggacattcacaggctgttacggtatacacTATAATCATTTTCATATAAGTATATGCTTTAATTTCgagtactttattatttaatatttatataataacattgtatTTATTGTGCCTGTATTATAGTAAGTGTTACCACTAAAttgctcgttttttttttcatttagatttaatagcAATAGGATAAAATGTATTGTCTTGGATGTTCTTATTGGTTTGGATTATCGATTACTAGGTTTATCTCACGGTCTCCTGTACCCAAATGatcttgatttgatttaaaaataaaaaagatttctaAATGGgcaatatttgtaatatcaaGTCTAACGGTACACGAGCCGGCTAGCGATGTGAAAAACTTAGATTCGATGCTGATGCCCAAGAACAATTGTCACCATCTCTCTCAACACAAACTTTATAATTGAatgttaaaatagtaaatataattattctaagaTAGTAATATTAATCTATTCAAAAACTCATTGTTTTCTAACAATGGTTgcacatattttttaaagtttacataaataattaattatataattttgtctaCCTTTGTTTTAGAGCTATTGCCGAGTTTTGTGGGAAAACATGATACTATGGCTggcaataacttatatattattatattatattagattcaggctactttgttattattgtaatatttaaaaataaaaatatctttgatcaataaataaattaaactcacTTCAAGTTTTGTTGTATTTCTTCATAATTCACGTAGTGTCCAGTCGGACCCCAAGCGTTTTCCATCACCTGTTATATaaggaataattaaattataacaattatatattataaacatatacagAACACCGTGTAGGCCGGCTATGAGCCGAGATGatccaatggtaagaacgcgtgaatcttaaccgatgattgtgggttcaaaccccggcaagcaccactgaattttgtaggtgaaggaaaacatcgtgaggaaacctgcatgtgtctaatttcactgaaattctgccacacgtgtattccaccaacccgcattggagcagcgtggtggaataagctccaaaccttctcctcaaaaagaggaaaggaggcctttagcccagcagtgggacattcacaggcagttacggtacggtacggtatacaGAACACAGTCAGGACTGATGTACCGATTATGCAAagtaaacaataaaactttGTTTAAAAGATAATCTTCAAAAATCTTCTTGTTTataatcgtattatttatttaattaatttatgtatttataattataataaaatgtttgaaaataaattattgaaaaaatccTCTACTAGTCTAATCCAATTGATACAGCATGAAAGATGAGCAAACTTTTGATATAATCAATATGATAATTCGAAAgctcttttattttatgtacttaaaaaaaacaatcttataatttaaatattgtaaaatctattttttctGTCCGGTGTTATTGGTTTTATCATCATTTAATAAACTCAAGGTGTTCGTGTACTTACGTGCGCGTGCGCGGGCGCCGTGCGTCGCTCCGAGCCGCCGCGCGCCTCCCTGCGACAGCACGTCACACATTAGTACCGCTACACCGCGGTTGATTCAAAaacattctaaattcaaaaaaaatttattgcgAACTTGGGTTTACAAAAGgcttttctatcatttataggCCAACGTTTGACCATTACCTTTCCTATTGTACAGCATCGACAcagtctaggatgtagcacacTCGCCttgaagaaacctgtttactcatTTCTAACCATTTGAAGACAAAATTtgttaaaagtataaagtaGAATCAGTCACATTTACCTTTCttgtttacatataaatattgtaatttattattgaaacataattaatttgcttactattttaattaacaaaaaatactcttatattaaattaccaTTATCATTCGTcagtagttaaaataaaataaattaaaaatcaaatcaaagcaATAAAACGAGAACCATGTCAATATGAATAGATTACATGTAACTCGAAATAATTAATggaatacttataataataatgtcctcctgaccgatttcgaccacggcggcctatctcaaaagagattagccaactacgcaagtgtgtgcgcaaacacaggtgcactctctgttccctaacactaataatccgatgggaattcgattttttttaaattaaaatgattcttTATGAAATATACAATACCTAGCCGGTTGAGCTGGTTCCGCTTCGTTCGACCGTTCATCTTTTCTGTGCCTCTCCAGCGCTTCCCGTGACAACGATTTCTCCGACGACCGTCCCGGCTGCGCTCTACCATATAAATCAGCTTCAGTCTTTTTATGTGGCTTGCCgattctgtaataaaaatatagatacgttacttgaaaattattatggaaacatattttcttatattagcAAAACCCACGACTTTGCCAACGTGCAATTTGTAACGAAAATCCTTAAAATCTGtcattttaatgtacataatgtCAATTTcagttatacatacaaaatatcttaattattcgatgcctaaattaaaaaagaatgatTGTTTGTTTAAACCAACATAATCATTTTTTAACCCGCAAATAGCGATAATAACCTAAAAAtaagcagttttttttattacagacaacgctttatttatataatgataaatttataccaGAACATTGTACATACCTGAACATTGTAGATAAGGATTTAAGAAGTGAAGGTTTCTTGTGTGATAGCGACGATTGTTGCGGTGATCCCCGTACTATAGTATCAGGGGCAGCATTGTCGTCAGTCAGCCAGTGTTTCAGCGCTACAATAATATaatccatttttataataatagctagtacacttataatataggaacaaagttgaaataaattttaagctgaagcttaataataattcattaaaactaTTGTGTATTAATTTACAGCGACATCAttggaaattaatattaagtgagTTGTATCTGTATTAGGAACAAAAGGACTAATttccatatattttaatgtgacgCGTAAAATATTAGCGTTATTCTCGTATTGGATAATGAGAATAGAGATAGATAATTGATAtgtctaaaaataatgtttattaattatctaccaaaattatttatttttttaccaaaacaAACTCTACAACTTACGTGGGTGAGCTCGTGCATAGATAGGTTCGTTGCGGATTGGGTTTCTTTGAGTTTCCTGTATCGCTGTCTGAAGAGATTCTAAACTTGACGATTTCCGCATTCCAAGCGATGGACCCACTTGCATGGCTGTAAGTGAaagtttatgataaaataagttGAAAATACTCGATTGACCTAAAGCATATAGCACGATTTATCACGaacttatttgtattaaaacatGCGACGACTTAAATAATCGATTTAAGTCGTCGCatgttttaatacaaataagttCGTGACTAACTCGTTGGACTTTTGGCTAAATACAAGGCCACAGATCCCGAAGTTCTCGGTTCAAATCCTAGATCGGACTACTAAGCAGTTTGCAGTAGCAAtacggagtctggaagttgtgtGCTGCGCCTGATCTCTCTCCAATCTtatcgaattgccgtcccatcggattataagagtgagaaaataaagagtgcacgtatgtttatgcacacactcgtgcactataaaacatgtcctgcgcagttggctaatcggTCAGCAGGACTAAGATGATAATGCATCCAATTAAAGACACGCAGTGACAGATGGTAGCGCAGGCACTAGTACCGGTGAGCGCCTTGTTCTCCTTGATCTTGCGGTAGGTGCCGGTGGCGCGCGCGTCGAGCGCGGCGTGGCGCTTCTCCGACATGGAGCGCCGCCCCACCGCGTCGCGGCTGAAGGCGCCGCCGCACTCGCTGCCAGACTCGCCCGCCGTGCTGCCCCTGCCACGACCACACTCGTTTGAGTCCATTgactaagttaatttttttttttaatagaataagaaggcggacgatcatatgggccacctgatggtaagtggtcaccaaacgcccttagacattggcattgtaagaaatgtcaaccatcgcttacatagccaatgcgtcaccgaccttggaaactaaggttttatgtaacttgtgcctgtaattacactggctcactcacccttctaaccggatCACAACCATaacaagtacagctgttttgcggtagaataactgatgagtgggtgacctacccagacgagcttgaacaaagctctaccaccagttaatcaaattttataaaaatggcgAGTCCACAAGTTAAGTTCTTggtaatattatacattcaaaAAGGTCTTTGACTATTTACGGATATCGAGCCTGCTCACCTCGTCGTACCGTAATCCTCTTCGATGATAACGTTGTGATGCGCGGGAGGAGACCTCGACATGTGAACGTGTCCCAGGTTCTGCCTGTAGTGGTGGCCGTTCGCGACCGGGGCGTCCACTTGCGTCGCCATGTAGTAGCTCTCGTTGCGCAGGCCCGTCAGCCGATCTATGACGGGGTTCCATCCGTCCAGGCGGCTCCACTCGAAGCTGTCTCTTTTGCTGTCGTGTGGGATCGTTTCCTTGTCCCTCTCTAAGTAGCCTTTGCTGTCGTCCGACTGATTCGACAcccaactattattattattaatagtaataatggaGGCGTGTTTCTTGCTATTTCTTCCGTCGTGGTGGTCGAAACCTTCTTTACTGGTTTCGACTTTCTGACTGTAATCCAGCGGTTTATTCTCCTTGTCGTGCGACGTGTTATATATAACCGTGTTAAAGTTTTGAGAATTACTGTTTTCGTTTGAATTCGTGGTGTCGTTACCGTTCGGTGGCGTGTCGTCCTTCCACCTCGCTAAGCTATCCATGCTAtctgtaatgaaaaaaatatatgttgcaactcaaaatactttaaaagaaaaacattgttacatcaattttaaaaattatatatcttaaaatggTACTAACCCGTCCTCCTGGCGATAGTGAGAGATATGCTACCATGTACGTTAGGCCTTGAATGTAAAAGCGCCCGCCGAAGAGTCTCCATCGCCTCTGAGTTCGACTGACCGACCAACGTTACGCCGTTCACACTGAGAAGCTGGTCGTTTGTGTGTAATCTACaacattttaattcaaatagacttttgtattaaaacttattattctcatatattttactatgaATGGTACGAAGGGttttggtcaaagtcgaattcacctCATGACGTAGATAATTTACGTCTTACCGAGGAGAGCTGGACAcccaagccgagatggcctgtggtaagaacgaatcttaaccgatgatcgtaggttcaaacccgggcaagcaccactgaatgttcatttacttaatttgtgtttataattcatcttgtgctttacggtgaaggaaaacatcgtgaggaaacctgcatgtgtctaatttcattgaaattctgccacatgtgtattctaccaaccagcattggagcagcgtggtggaataagctccaaaccttctcctcaaaagggagagaaggccttagcccagcagtgggaccttaacaagctgttactataatattatctgaACTGTACGAAGGGAAATGGTATGGTGGACCATCTGATGGTCATTgtactttatattgtttgtCATTTGGGGGTAAAATAACAGACTTGCACTAAACTACAGAGACTTGCACTAAACAAGTATACTATTAGTattttagaaaacaaaacaaattctaATACAGATTAATGTTAATACTAATTGGCAGCAGTAGGTGTTTTACCTTCCATCCCTGGACGCGGCACCACCATGAAGTAcagatttaatgaaaataccCAAATCGTGGGGGTCTGGTCCAACTGTCACTTTTCCCTTTACGCTGATACCGAGTCCAGCTTTTTCAGAATCGTGGACTGGCACGTCTAGTCTTAGGATTAGGCGGTTACGCAGACCTAGTaactgaagaaaaaaataattacttccaaattttttaatacatatactaaatgttataatatatattatataaagaacacAATTTACTTACAGAATTTGAAGAAGAGTTCAAAGCCTCTTGTAGAGCACTGTCTACCGAATGGTCCTTCAATAGATCATCCTTCGACGAGCTTTTTGGTATTCTTCCTCTCACTGAGTTATTGTTGCCGTGGTTTATGGCGTTCACCATACTCGAAACGCGACCATTTTCAGGTTTGGCGTCAATTGGCTTCGATTGTGTACTCTGTGCAGGCCCTATCGGTTTTTCCGTATACTTGGTTGGACTTTGTTGAGGTTCCACCCTctgtaaacattaaataaataaatattagttttaggcAAATATTATTCTACTTCACCCGACTAAAAAGTATTTcgtttaaatagatatttttttttatagaataggtaggcagacctATGTGCCATAGGTTGTTAAATGGCACATAGGTACTTGCCATTACAACCGCCTAtagacatcgccaatgcgccaccaactttggcaACTGAGGTATTATATTCCTCGTGCCTGTATTTAGTGAGGCAGTGgcctcacttacccttcaaactggaacataacaaaactaagtactgatgttttgcgatAGTggatctgatgagtgggtggtatgtACCCAGATGGGTCGCACGAAGCTCTACCCAGCCCAGTAAGACCCGAGTGAGTGGGTCGCACAATAGTCCGTCCGTACCTGCGTGCGCGCGCGCTCCACCACCAGCTCGACGGCGGCGTCGGGCGGCGTGGCGCGCAGCAGCGCCACCACCTGCTGCTGCGTGCGGCCCGCCACCGCCACGCGGTTCACGGACACCAGCCGGTCGCCCGCGCGCAGCCGCCCGTCCGACACCGCCGCGCCCTGCCGCCGTGGAACATTGTAATCATCTTTATTTGTAATACCATTGGGTGCAGCACTTGCTCGGCAATTTTGACAACTCCATTTCAGCATCGAGCACGGGGGcaaattatgaaaacaaattcaGTTGCACATAATTCAGTAGCTTGGCAGGATTTTAACTTATGAACAATGAGCCTATTCCAGTAGGAAAGGGTAAATATAAGCAACCATAGATTCGATATGCTAATGACTCTTTTAATTATGGACTACAAACAGTTCTGGATTATGTAtctgtatttattaaagaacaATTAGATTCACatatgtaaaataacaatttccatTGAAGAAAGttcaaaaataaagaatttacaTCCAAACTTTTATCCTCTTTATCTGAACCTGAGgagtttaaattttcaaaaatccatCCTCATTGCTAATTTACTGTGTAAAAGGGACCCTTATACAAATTTTCAAGGCACTACGTCCCCATTAGTTTGAGCTGTGCGTTGATATATCTGTCagtcagtcatttttataatgtcaaagtgatttatttgtctttacttctCATGTGATTGCAATAAGCTGTGTGCTAAAATGAATGCatcttttcaataataataaattaattaattaatttttaagcttaatataatttcagttaTAATCACCTTtggtaaaatattcttaatataaataggaCAATGCCCTCCTGTAGGATTATCCCTTGTGGTGATAGTGAACCCTAGCCCCTTTTCCCCCTTGATCAGGGTGACGGTCACAGTCTGCATAGCTTTCGATACTGGTTTGCTACTCGGACTGACAGGCACCTCCATATCCGATATGGCCCTTTCGCTATTTCctggtaaagaaaatattaagttaattatatatcctacaatatattttaaagatcttTATTTTCCATAAAAGACAACGACACTTACAtggaaacaataatttaaagtaaagctGAGTGACTGTTAGCTATTACAagttattaacaaatttaatattcttactTTTAAAGTGGGCAATGAGCTCACAAATCCTAAAGTAgacgataatttattataaagctgtaAACAATATGTTCAATTTAAAAGTGAGAACAATAActagctaaataaaaaaaaacatataagaaTAACTTTACATACAATCagtcatattataattacctaCTTGCTATTGTAAAGTAGTTGCTATAATACTGTAACAAACAGGCCATAACCTTACGAATCTTAAGGGATTTTGGCCGTTTGCATTTCTCATTTTCTATATCCATAATTGACTAACCTTCTGGAAGATCGAGAGGTCGTTCTTGAACAGGATGTACGTTGGCTACATTATTAACTCCAGACACCCATCTCAACATATCTTCGACTCTGTAGACAAATTCGTCGttgattttaatacataatatatatttctactcACAGCAAATTAACACACAAcacaaaaaaacactaaaaataatcataaacaatgcacaattataagaatttatttctaacTCCGTTAAATACTCCTATTGTATCTGTTGTTGTAAAGgtcataagtaaatattaaaatctaattttaagACTGTTAAAACTCATTCACTTATTACAGTATCTTTCTAGTTATAACTTTAAAGCTTTAGTtatgttttacattatttacaattcgagagaatatatatgaatatattacaaatacaattaaataatcacTTTCTGTGCTCtccttttaagttttttttttatatagaataggaaggcggacgagtttatgggccacctgatggtaagtggtcaccaacgcccaaagacattggcattgtaagaaatgttaaccatcgcttacatcaccaatgcgccaccaaccttgggaactaagatgttatgtcccgtgtgcctgtaattacactg contains:
- the LOC126770284 gene encoding partitioning defective 3 homolog isoform X2, with the translated sequence MKDTPRCEDVADKLVRLFGWRQTYPVQKLQKNLIPKPNEAGPETWVGVRALRASSGGILDLDDRVRDVADDRETLTAESVNQAQPRAAQADGASGSSAGTASPDMFRGGGGVGGSMRVPNTDSCVEVGIADLEDGANGLQVRRGSEPSLHQDTLPPQRQVSDQSKRWSAAVVCRDDTSRVMHKMHPLDGRPPDPPPGQGQHFQRQSNRLSMQFSGPGSGVWLDAAERVQVYESKSLPRDARKEPLGQDTPPSNNQTHRVEDMLRWVSGVNNVANVHPVQERPLDLPEGNSERAISDMEVPVSPSSKPVSKAMQTVTVTLIKGEKGLGFTITTRDNPTGGHCPIYIKNILPKGAAVSDGRLRAGDRLVSVNRVAVAGRTQQQVVALLRATPPDAAVELVVERARTQRVEPQQSPTKYTEKPIGPAQSTQSKPIDAKPENGRVSSMVNAINHGNNNSVRGRIPKSSSKDDLLKDHSVDSALQEALNSSSNSLLGLRNRLILRLDVPVHDSEKAGLGISVKGKVTVGPDPHDLGIFIKSVLHGGAASRDGRLHTNDQLLSVNGVTLVGQSNSEAMETLRRALLHSRPNVHGSISLTIARRTDSMDSLARWKDDTPPNGNDTTNSNENSNSQNFNTVIYNTSHDKENKPLDYSQKVETSKEGFDHHDGRNSKKHASIITINNNNSWVSNQSDDSKGYLERDKETIPHDSKRDSFEWSRLDGWNPVIDRLTGLRNESYYMATQVDAPVANGHHYRQNLGHVHMSRSPPAHHNVIIEEDYGTTRGSTAGESGSECGGAFSRDAVGRRSMSEKRHAALDARATGTYRKIKENKALTAMQVGPSLGMRKSSSLESLQTAIQETQRNPIRNEPIYARAHPPLKHWLTDDNAAPDTIVRGSPQQSSLSHKKPSLLKSLSTMFRIGKPHKKTEADLYGRAQPGRSSEKSLSREALERHRKDERSNEAEPAQPAREARGGSERRTAPAHAHVMENAWGPTGHYVNYEEIQQNLNWRREKLSEVQIGQVRRGAHAQHDSRRTGAGGYHSQRSCKESGIRPQSNYYEYESAPPRRPGKLSHYH
- the LOC126770284 gene encoding partitioning defective 3 homolog isoform X3, whose amino-acid sequence is MDEPENPPVPPPRLKKRARLASRERAQRTVTWGPETWVGVRALRASSGGILDLDDRVRDVADDRETLTAESVNQAQPRAAQADGASGSSAGTASPDMFRGGGGVGGSMRVPNTDSCVEVGIADLEDGANGLQVRRGSEPSLHQDTLPPQRQVSDQSKRWSAAVVCRDDTSRVMHKMHPLDGRPPDPPPGQGQHFQRQSNRLSMQFSGPGSGVWLDAAERVQVYESKSLPRDARKEPLGQDTPPSNNQTHRVEDMLRWVSGVNNVANVHPVQERPLDLPEGNSERAISDMEVPVSPSSKPVSKAMQTVTVTLIKGEKGLGFTITTRDNPTGGHCPIYIKNILPKGAAVSDGRLRAGDRLVSVNRVAVAGRTQQQVVALLRATPPDAAVELVVERARTQRVEPQQSPTKYTEKPIGPAQSTQSKPIDAKPENGRVSSMVNAINHGNNNSVRGRIPKSSSKDDLLKDHSVDSALQEALNSSSNSLLGLRNRLILRLDVPVHDSEKAGLGISVKGKVTVGPDPHDLGIFIKSVLHGGAASRDGRLHTNDQLLSVNGVTLVGQSNSEAMETLRRALLHSRPNVHGSISLTIARRTDSMDSLARWKDDTPPNGNDTTNSNENSNSQNFNTVIYNTSHDKENKPLDYSQKVETSKEGFDHHDGRNSKKHASIITINNNNSWVSNQSDDSKGYLERDKETIPHDSKRDSFEWSRLDGWNPVIDRLTGLRNESYYMATQVDAPVANGHHYRQNLGHVHMSRSPPAHHNVIIEEDYGTTRGSTAGESGSECGGAFSRDAVGRRSMSEKRHAALDARATGTYRKIKENKALTAMQVGPSLGMRKSSSLESLQTAIQETQRNPIRNEPIYARAHPPLKHWLTDDNAAPDTIVRGSPQQSSLSHKKPSLLKSLSTMFRIGKPHKKTEADLYGRAQPGRSSEKSLSREALERHRKDERSNEAEPAQPAREARGGSERRTAPAHAHVMENAWGPTGHYVNYEEIQQNLNWRREKLSEVQIGQVRRGAHAQHDSRRTGAGGYHSQRSCKESGIRPQSNYYEYESAPPRRPGKLSHYH
- the LOC126770284 gene encoding partitioning defective 3 homolog isoform X1 produces the protein MKVTVCFGSVRVLVPCGAGDLLVRDLIREATLRYKKATGQGPETWVGVRALRASSGGILDLDDRVRDVADDRETLTAESVNQAQPRAAQADGASGSSAGTASPDMFRGGGGVGGSMRVPNTDSCVEVGIADLEDGANGLQVRRGSEPSLHQDTLPPQRQVSDQSKRWSAAVVCRDDTSRVMHKMHPLDGRPPDPPPGQGQHFQRQSNRLSMQFSGPGSGVWLDAAERVQVYESKSLPRDARKEPLGQDTPPSNNQTHRVEDMLRWVSGVNNVANVHPVQERPLDLPEGNSERAISDMEVPVSPSSKPVSKAMQTVTVTLIKGEKGLGFTITTRDNPTGGHCPIYIKNILPKGAAVSDGRLRAGDRLVSVNRVAVAGRTQQQVVALLRATPPDAAVELVVERARTQRVEPQQSPTKYTEKPIGPAQSTQSKPIDAKPENGRVSSMVNAINHGNNNSVRGRIPKSSSKDDLLKDHSVDSALQEALNSSSNSLLGLRNRLILRLDVPVHDSEKAGLGISVKGKVTVGPDPHDLGIFIKSVLHGGAASRDGRLHTNDQLLSVNGVTLVGQSNSEAMETLRRALLHSRPNVHGSISLTIARRTDSMDSLARWKDDTPPNGNDTTNSNENSNSQNFNTVIYNTSHDKENKPLDYSQKVETSKEGFDHHDGRNSKKHASIITINNNNSWVSNQSDDSKGYLERDKETIPHDSKRDSFEWSRLDGWNPVIDRLTGLRNESYYMATQVDAPVANGHHYRQNLGHVHMSRSPPAHHNVIIEEDYGTTRGSTAGESGSECGGAFSRDAVGRRSMSEKRHAALDARATGTYRKIKENKALTAMQVGPSLGMRKSSSLESLQTAIQETQRNPIRNEPIYARAHPPLKHWLTDDNAAPDTIVRGSPQQSSLSHKKPSLLKSLSTMFRIGKPHKKTEADLYGRAQPGRSSEKSLSREALERHRKDERSNEAEPAQPAREARGGSERRTAPAHAHVMENAWGPTGHYVNYEEIQQNLNWRREKLSEVQIGQVRRGAHAQHDSRRTGAGGYHSQRSCKESGIRPQSNYYEYESAPPRRPGKLSHYH
- the LOC126770284 gene encoding partitioning defective 3 homolog isoform X4, with translation MKVTVCFGSVRVLVPCGAGDLLVRDLIREATLRYKKATGQGPETWVGVRALRASSGGILDLDDRVRDVADDRETLTAESVNQAQPRAAQADGASGSSAGTASPDMFRGGGGVGGSMRVPNTDSCVEVGIADLEDGANGLQVRRGSEPSLHQDTLPPQRQVSDQSKRWSAAVVCRDDTSRVMHKMHPLDGRPPDPPPGQGQHFQRQSNRLSMQFSGPGSGVWLDAAERVQVYESKSLPRDARKEPLGQDTPPSNNQTHRVEDMLRWVSGVNNVANVHPVQERPLDLPEGNSERAISDMEVPVSPSSKPVSKAMQTVTVTLIKGEKGLGFTITTRDNPTGGHCPIYIKNILPKGAAVSDGRLRAGDRLVSVNRVAVAGRTQQQVVALLRATPPDAAVELVVERARTQRVEPQQSPTKYTEKPIGPAQSTQSKPIDAKPENGRVSSMVNAINHGNNNSVRGRIPKSSSKDDLLKDHSVDSALQEALNSSSNSLLGLRNRLILRLDVPVHDSEKAGLGISVKGKVTVGPDPHDLGIFIKSVLHGGAASRDGRLHTNDQLLSVNGVTLVGQSNSEAMETLRRALLHSRPNVHGSISLTIARRTDSMDSLARWKDDTPPNGNDTTNSNENSNSQNFNTVIYNTSHDKENKPLDYSQKVETSKEGFDHHDGRNSKKHASIITINNNNSWVSNQSDDSKGYLERDKETIPHDSKRDSFEWSRLDGWNPVIDRLTGLRNESYYMATQVDAPVANGHHYRQNLGHVHMSRSPPAHHNVIIEEDYGTTRGSTAGESGSECGGAFSRDAVGRRSMSEKRHAALDARATGTYRKIKENKALTAMQVGPSLGMRKSSSLESLQTAIQETQRNPIRNEPIYARAHPPLKHWLTDDNAAPDTIVRGSPQQSSLSHKKPSLLKSLSTMFRIGKPHKKTEADLYGRAQPGRSSEKSLSREALERHRKDERSNEAEPAQPAREARGGSERRTAPAHAHVMENAWGPTGHYVNYEEIQQNLNRRTGAGGYHSQRSCKESGIRPQSNYYEYESAPPRRPGKLSHYH